One window of Quercus robur chromosome 12, dhQueRobu3.1, whole genome shotgun sequence genomic DNA carries:
- the LOC126710437 gene encoding homeobox protein LUMINIDEPENDENS isoform X1: protein MEVSRDDFSELEIGTSVDSFTRFVDSQRELFHNQIDDLQRIVVTQCKLTGVNPLSQEMAAGALSIKIGKRPRDLLNPKAVKYMQSVFSIKDAISKKESREISALFGVTVTQVRDFFASQRTRVRKLVRLSREKAMRSSACKELYDSALISSNPMMPIDPVPLNSVGPASVEEAPSCSTQDEALPGLDDEDKHFVENIFNFMRKEETFSGQVKLMEWILQIQNSSVLCWYLSNNFLRFLTKGGVMILATWLSQAAIEEQTSVLLVILKVLCHLPLHKALPVHMSAILQSVNRLRFYRTSDISNRARVLLSRWSKLLARSQAMKKPNGMKSPSDIQNDMMLKQSIGDIMEEESWHSNMKIPEDILAPLYGNSENLRKLDPPQALKLLTASSDDSNRKQILGVSSQTRERRKVQLVEQPGQKMAGRSTQATRSAPVNQGRPMSADDIQKAKMRAQFMQSKYGKNGSTNESKESKTEGLNKPSTTQASTLNPVYKVPVRPNIEEQKKPVILPSKISNKVEAPLDPKSRMDSKEPLWEKCRRVQIQWQTPPEIRLNDHWSVGGGENSKEVEVQKNRNRREKETIYQAVQEIPSNPKEPWDVEMDYDDTLTPQVPIEQPPDADSLETQVATNQVVNNAVSLATPSSQVSSTAEPDLELLAVLLKNPELVFALTSGHAGNLSSEETVKLLDMIKAGGAGLVGSFNSGRVEEKVEVSLPSPTPSSNSGTSGWRPEVAKNPFMQPSSVANRVAYTSPGVATTSLMLPQATEANLIPPQQSSSMAQQFAAAMHTYSLPQTTANIPGRQLPSLHPARPTPASEMVLTSRNSSSMGTPLHNFSTTAAPSALQIESISNIKPAPVSVTLNTPGRAHASFPPQPTRSQTHSQSLHRSTILSEPQPPAPLYPSRPPIGKMDPVSDSWRASQGLPPNYHSQANQNNYNSLGGGSRQPVLQPGPFLDRNEYVAQEQYESWSPDNSPTRSTDYMMGRNFPEPRMNPGWNNRPDRSRQRGNFSGYRDHNRYGDRKWRDRRH from the exons ATGGAGGTCTCGAGGGACGACTTCTCGGAGCTAGAGATTGGGACCTCCGTCGACTCTTTCACCAGGTTCGTCGACTCGCAGAGGGAGCTCTTCCACAATCAGATCGATGACCTCCAGAGAATCGTCGTCACTCAGTGCAAGCTCACCGGCGTCAATCCTCTCTCCCAAGAGATG GCGGCTGGTGCTTTGTCGATAAAAATTG GAAAAAGGCCTAGAGATTTGCTAAATCCTAAGGCTGTAAAGTATATGCAATCAGTTTTTTCCATCAAAGATGCTATTAGTAAGAAGGAATCCCGCGAGATCAGTGCTCTTTTCGGCGTTACAGTCACACAG GTTCGTGATTTTTTTGCTAGTCAACGTACAAGAGTAAGGAAACTAGTTCGGTTGTCAAGGGAGAAGGCCATGAGATCCAGTGCATGTAAAGAACTATATGATAGTGCCCTAATAAGCTCTAACCCTATGATGCCTATTGATCCGGTTCCATTAAACTCTGTTGGTCCTGCTAGTGTTGAAGAAGCACCATCCTGCTCGACACAGGATGAAGCTTTACCTGGCTTAGATGACGAAGACAaacattttgttgaaaatatatttaatttcatgCGGAAAGAAGAAACATTTTCTGGGCAAGTGAAACTGATGGAGTGGATATTGCAGATACAAAATTCATCAGTATTATGTTGGTACTTGTCAAATAACTTTTTGAG GTTTTTAACTAAAGGTGGTGTTATGATTTTAGCAACATGGTTGAGTCAAGCAGCTATTGAAGAACAAACAAGTGTTCTTCTTGTAATTCTTAAG gttcTTTGTCATTTGCCTTTGCATAAAGCTCTTCCTGTACATATGTCAGCCATACTGCAGAGTGTTAACAGGCTGCGGTTTTACAGGACATCAG ACATATCAAACAGGGCAAGGGTTTTGTTGTCAAGATGGAGCAAATTATTAGCAAGAAGCCAAGCAATGAAGAAACCTAATGGCATGAAATCTCCTAGTGATATACAAAATGACATGATGCTGAAGCAGAG taTTGGGGATATTATGGAGGAAGAATCATGGCACTCCAATATGAAAATTCCT GAAGACATTCTTGCTCCTTTGTACGGAAATTCAGAGAATTTAAG GAAATTGGATCCTCCACAAGCACTGAAACTGTTAACGGCATCTTCAGATGATTCAAATAGGAAGCAGATCCTAGGTGTTTCTTCCC AAACCAGAGAACGCAGAAAAGTTCAGTTGGTGGAACAGCCAGGCCAAAAAATGGCAGGCAGAAGCACACAGGCCACAAGATCAGCACCTGTGAATCAAGGGCGTCCAATGTCTGCTGATGATATCCAAAAGGCAAAGATGCGTGCTCAATTTATGCAGAGTAAGTATGGGAAAAATGGTTCTacaaatgaaagtaaagaatCAAAAACTGAAGGTTTGAACAAACCTTCAACCACTCAGGCCAGCACTTTAAATCCAGTATATAAAGTTCCCGTTCGGCCTAATATTGAGGAACAAAAGAAACCTGTCATCCTCCCGTCTAAAATTTCTAATAAGGTGGAAGCTCCTCTTGATCCAAAGTCGAGAATGGATTCAAAGGAGCCCTTATGGGAGAAGTGCAGGAGGGTTCAAATCCAATGGCAGACACCACCAG AAATAAGACTCAATGATCATTGGAGTGTTGGTGGTGGTGAGAATAGCAAAGAGGTTGAAGTCCAGAAAAACAGAAACCGCCGTGAGAAAGAAACTATCTACCAAGCAGTCCAGGAAATACCATCTAACCCCAAGGAACCGTGGGACGTTGAAATGGACTATGATGATACATTGACCCCTCAGGTACCAATTGAACAGCCGCCCGATGCTGACAGTTTGGAAACACAGGTTGCTACTAATCAAGTTGTAAACAATGCTGTTTCTTTGGCAACCCCTTCGAGTCAAGTTTCAAGTACAGCCGAACCAGATTTAGAGTTGCTTGCAGTGCTGCTAAAAAACCCTGAATTGGTATTTGCTTTGACTTCTGGCCATGCTGGCAATTTATCAAGTGAAGAAACTGTGAAATTGCTTGATATGATCAAGGCTGGCGGGGCTGGTTTAGTGGGCAGTTTTAATAGTGGAAGAGTGGAGGAGAAGGTCGAAGTTTCACTTCCATCTCCAACTCCTTCGAGCAATTCTGGAACG AGTGGATGGAGACCTGAAGTTGCCAAGAATCCATTTATGCAGCCAAGCTCAGTAGCTAACAGAGTTGCCTACACTTCGCCAGGAGTGGCTACCACCAGCTTGATGCTGCCTCAAGCTACAGAAGCTAATCTCATTCCACCCCAACAGTCCTCATCAATGGCCCAACAATTTGCAGCAGCAATGCATACTTATTCACTACCTCAAACAACTGCCAACATACCTGGAAGGCAATTGCCTTCTCTGCACCCAGCAAGACCAACACCAGCATCGGAAATGGTTTTAACCTCGAGGAATTCTTCCTCCATGGGCACTCCCTTGCATAACTTTTCGACTACAGCTGCACCTTCTGCACTGCAGATTGAAAGCATAAGTAATATAAAACCAGCACCTGTATCTGTCACACTGAATACACCCGGGAGAGCACATGCTTCCTTCCCGCCACAGCCAACACGGTCACAAACACACTCCCAATCACTGCATCGATCAACCATTTTGTCTGAGCCTCAGCCACCTGCACCTTTATACCCTTCTAGGCCACCAATTGGAAAAATGGACCCTGTCTCTGATTCTTGGAGAGCTAGCCAGGGTCTGCCTCCAAATTATCATTCTCAAGCTAATCAAAATAACTATAATTCATTGGGTGGAGGATCTAGGCAGCCTGTGTTGCAGCCGGGTCCTTTTTTGGACAGAAATGAATATGTGGCTCAAGAACAATATGAGTCATGGAGTCCAGATAATAGTCCTACTAGAAGTACAGACTACATGATGGGAAGGAATTTCCCGGAACCCAGAATGAACCCCGGATGGAATAATAGGCCCGACCGGTCTAGACAACGGGGGAACTTTTCTGGATACCGGGACCATAATAGGTATGGAGACAGAAAATGGCGTGACAGGAGGCATTGA
- the LOC126710437 gene encoding homeobox protein LUMINIDEPENDENS isoform X2: MEVSRDDFSELEIGTSVDSFTRFVDSQRELFHNQIDDLQRIVVTQCKLTGVNPLSQEMAAGALSIKIGKRPRDLLNPKAVKYMQSVFSIKDAISKKESREISALFGVTVTQVRDFFASQRTRVRKLVRLSREKAMRSSACKELYDSALISSNPMMPIDPVPLNSVGPASVEEAPSCSTQDEALPGLDDEDKHFVENIFNFMRKEETFSGQVKLMEWILQIQNSSVLCWFLTKGGVMILATWLSQAAIEEQTSVLLVILKVLCHLPLHKALPVHMSAILQSVNRLRFYRTSDISNRARVLLSRWSKLLARSQAMKKPNGMKSPSDIQNDMMLKQSIGDIMEEESWHSNMKIPEDILAPLYGNSENLRKLDPPQALKLLTASSDDSNRKQILGVSSQTRERRKVQLVEQPGQKMAGRSTQATRSAPVNQGRPMSADDIQKAKMRAQFMQSKYGKNGSTNESKESKTEGLNKPSTTQASTLNPVYKVPVRPNIEEQKKPVILPSKISNKVEAPLDPKSRMDSKEPLWEKCRRVQIQWQTPPEIRLNDHWSVGGGENSKEVEVQKNRNRREKETIYQAVQEIPSNPKEPWDVEMDYDDTLTPQVPIEQPPDADSLETQVATNQVVNNAVSLATPSSQVSSTAEPDLELLAVLLKNPELVFALTSGHAGNLSSEETVKLLDMIKAGGAGLVGSFNSGRVEEKVEVSLPSPTPSSNSGTSGWRPEVAKNPFMQPSSVANRVAYTSPGVATTSLMLPQATEANLIPPQQSSSMAQQFAAAMHTYSLPQTTANIPGRQLPSLHPARPTPASEMVLTSRNSSSMGTPLHNFSTTAAPSALQIESISNIKPAPVSVTLNTPGRAHASFPPQPTRSQTHSQSLHRSTILSEPQPPAPLYPSRPPIGKMDPVSDSWRASQGLPPNYHSQANQNNYNSLGGGSRQPVLQPGPFLDRNEYVAQEQYESWSPDNSPTRSTDYMMGRNFPEPRMNPGWNNRPDRSRQRGNFSGYRDHNRYGDRKWRDRRH, encoded by the exons ATGGAGGTCTCGAGGGACGACTTCTCGGAGCTAGAGATTGGGACCTCCGTCGACTCTTTCACCAGGTTCGTCGACTCGCAGAGGGAGCTCTTCCACAATCAGATCGATGACCTCCAGAGAATCGTCGTCACTCAGTGCAAGCTCACCGGCGTCAATCCTCTCTCCCAAGAGATG GCGGCTGGTGCTTTGTCGATAAAAATTG GAAAAAGGCCTAGAGATTTGCTAAATCCTAAGGCTGTAAAGTATATGCAATCAGTTTTTTCCATCAAAGATGCTATTAGTAAGAAGGAATCCCGCGAGATCAGTGCTCTTTTCGGCGTTACAGTCACACAG GTTCGTGATTTTTTTGCTAGTCAACGTACAAGAGTAAGGAAACTAGTTCGGTTGTCAAGGGAGAAGGCCATGAGATCCAGTGCATGTAAAGAACTATATGATAGTGCCCTAATAAGCTCTAACCCTATGATGCCTATTGATCCGGTTCCATTAAACTCTGTTGGTCCTGCTAGTGTTGAAGAAGCACCATCCTGCTCGACACAGGATGAAGCTTTACCTGGCTTAGATGACGAAGACAaacattttgttgaaaatatatttaatttcatgCGGAAAGAAGAAACATTTTCTGGGCAAGTGAAACTGATGGAGTGGATATTGCAGATACAAAATTCATCAGTATTATGTTG GTTTTTAACTAAAGGTGGTGTTATGATTTTAGCAACATGGTTGAGTCAAGCAGCTATTGAAGAACAAACAAGTGTTCTTCTTGTAATTCTTAAG gttcTTTGTCATTTGCCTTTGCATAAAGCTCTTCCTGTACATATGTCAGCCATACTGCAGAGTGTTAACAGGCTGCGGTTTTACAGGACATCAG ACATATCAAACAGGGCAAGGGTTTTGTTGTCAAGATGGAGCAAATTATTAGCAAGAAGCCAAGCAATGAAGAAACCTAATGGCATGAAATCTCCTAGTGATATACAAAATGACATGATGCTGAAGCAGAG taTTGGGGATATTATGGAGGAAGAATCATGGCACTCCAATATGAAAATTCCT GAAGACATTCTTGCTCCTTTGTACGGAAATTCAGAGAATTTAAG GAAATTGGATCCTCCACAAGCACTGAAACTGTTAACGGCATCTTCAGATGATTCAAATAGGAAGCAGATCCTAGGTGTTTCTTCCC AAACCAGAGAACGCAGAAAAGTTCAGTTGGTGGAACAGCCAGGCCAAAAAATGGCAGGCAGAAGCACACAGGCCACAAGATCAGCACCTGTGAATCAAGGGCGTCCAATGTCTGCTGATGATATCCAAAAGGCAAAGATGCGTGCTCAATTTATGCAGAGTAAGTATGGGAAAAATGGTTCTacaaatgaaagtaaagaatCAAAAACTGAAGGTTTGAACAAACCTTCAACCACTCAGGCCAGCACTTTAAATCCAGTATATAAAGTTCCCGTTCGGCCTAATATTGAGGAACAAAAGAAACCTGTCATCCTCCCGTCTAAAATTTCTAATAAGGTGGAAGCTCCTCTTGATCCAAAGTCGAGAATGGATTCAAAGGAGCCCTTATGGGAGAAGTGCAGGAGGGTTCAAATCCAATGGCAGACACCACCAG AAATAAGACTCAATGATCATTGGAGTGTTGGTGGTGGTGAGAATAGCAAAGAGGTTGAAGTCCAGAAAAACAGAAACCGCCGTGAGAAAGAAACTATCTACCAAGCAGTCCAGGAAATACCATCTAACCCCAAGGAACCGTGGGACGTTGAAATGGACTATGATGATACATTGACCCCTCAGGTACCAATTGAACAGCCGCCCGATGCTGACAGTTTGGAAACACAGGTTGCTACTAATCAAGTTGTAAACAATGCTGTTTCTTTGGCAACCCCTTCGAGTCAAGTTTCAAGTACAGCCGAACCAGATTTAGAGTTGCTTGCAGTGCTGCTAAAAAACCCTGAATTGGTATTTGCTTTGACTTCTGGCCATGCTGGCAATTTATCAAGTGAAGAAACTGTGAAATTGCTTGATATGATCAAGGCTGGCGGGGCTGGTTTAGTGGGCAGTTTTAATAGTGGAAGAGTGGAGGAGAAGGTCGAAGTTTCACTTCCATCTCCAACTCCTTCGAGCAATTCTGGAACG AGTGGATGGAGACCTGAAGTTGCCAAGAATCCATTTATGCAGCCAAGCTCAGTAGCTAACAGAGTTGCCTACACTTCGCCAGGAGTGGCTACCACCAGCTTGATGCTGCCTCAAGCTACAGAAGCTAATCTCATTCCACCCCAACAGTCCTCATCAATGGCCCAACAATTTGCAGCAGCAATGCATACTTATTCACTACCTCAAACAACTGCCAACATACCTGGAAGGCAATTGCCTTCTCTGCACCCAGCAAGACCAACACCAGCATCGGAAATGGTTTTAACCTCGAGGAATTCTTCCTCCATGGGCACTCCCTTGCATAACTTTTCGACTACAGCTGCACCTTCTGCACTGCAGATTGAAAGCATAAGTAATATAAAACCAGCACCTGTATCTGTCACACTGAATACACCCGGGAGAGCACATGCTTCCTTCCCGCCACAGCCAACACGGTCACAAACACACTCCCAATCACTGCATCGATCAACCATTTTGTCTGAGCCTCAGCCACCTGCACCTTTATACCCTTCTAGGCCACCAATTGGAAAAATGGACCCTGTCTCTGATTCTTGGAGAGCTAGCCAGGGTCTGCCTCCAAATTATCATTCTCAAGCTAATCAAAATAACTATAATTCATTGGGTGGAGGATCTAGGCAGCCTGTGTTGCAGCCGGGTCCTTTTTTGGACAGAAATGAATATGTGGCTCAAGAACAATATGAGTCATGGAGTCCAGATAATAGTCCTACTAGAAGTACAGACTACATGATGGGAAGGAATTTCCCGGAACCCAGAATGAACCCCGGATGGAATAATAGGCCCGACCGGTCTAGACAACGGGGGAACTTTTCTGGATACCGGGACCATAATAGGTATGGAGACAGAAAATGGCGTGACAGGAGGCATTGA